One window of Candidatus Chlorobium masyuteum genomic DNA carries:
- a CDS encoding radical SAM family protein codes for MPVRTRFNYIAHRPACTELKGFVPLKIDSKCLLDLGLDYEITPEVASQLELGSVWFAKLFENNNLTPGDHFEERLTDPAEPLEIHNYTGLCPTNVLEVSPSSGSCAVACQYCLVTDGNHVKPITVYTNYADRLANSLEENRQKALFYYFSPKTEAFSEPHLYNGIAHDIFRTFIRHFDNNPDSPVRIFIATKAGPKHLQVKHQGDTLFSLMGKIASKIQMNGSIGIMPLYLRDVLEPNAASIEERLETLVQCRELGMFAESVLCQPLMLPYLTEENIDTYMSLLASSGVRNIKPEFLTTEIRNLVILANYINHYNPELIGEFFRPYLSGENQNHIKQRSRLAPERSICTGYLEKIRNSADKHGITISICNWVKQELSKGAEWVRSIDHDSAANGYRCLGYQTALFPEKKGTL; via the coding sequence ATGCCTGTACGTACCCGTTTTAACTACATTGCCCATCGACCGGCCTGTACGGAATTGAAGGGCTTTGTACCCCTGAAAATCGACAGCAAATGCCTCCTTGATCTTGGTCTGGACTATGAGATCACGCCTGAGGTGGCCTCCCAGCTTGAACTTGGTTCGGTGTGGTTTGCCAAACTTTTTGAAAATAATAATCTTACTCCCGGCGATCATTTCGAGGAGAGGCTTACTGATCCCGCTGAGCCGCTGGAGATTCACAACTACACGGGTCTCTGCCCTACCAATGTTCTTGAGGTCTCCCCTTCTTCGGGGTCATGCGCAGTAGCCTGCCAGTACTGTCTGGTGACCGATGGCAACCATGTAAAACCGATCACGGTCTATACCAACTACGCAGACCGGCTGGCCAACTCTCTTGAAGAGAACCGTCAGAAGGCGCTCTTTTACTACTTTTCGCCGAAAACCGAAGCGTTTTCAGAGCCACACCTCTACAACGGTATAGCCCACGATATATTCAGGACCTTTATTCGACATTTTGACAACAATCCCGACTCTCCGGTCCGTATTTTCATTGCAACCAAAGCCGGTCCAAAGCACTTGCAGGTAAAACACCAGGGTGACACCCTGTTCTCGCTGATGGGTAAAATTGCATCGAAAATTCAGATGAACGGCAGCATCGGGATTATGCCGCTCTATCTTCGCGATGTTCTTGAGCCGAATGCCGCTTCCATTGAAGAGCGTCTTGAGACGCTTGTTCAATGCAGGGAGCTTGGTATGTTTGCCGAGTCGGTGCTCTGTCAGCCGCTGATGCTCCCCTACCTTACAGAGGAGAACATCGATACCTATATGTCGCTTCTGGCATCCTCCGGTGTACGAAATATCAAACCGGAATTTCTGACTACCGAAATACGCAATCTGGTCATTCTTGCGAACTACATCAACCACTACAACCCTGAACTCATCGGTGAGTTTTTCAGGCCCTATCTGTCGGGCGAAAATCAGAACCATATCAAACAACGCTCCAGACTGGCACCAGAGCGCAGCATCTGTACCGGCTATCTGGAGAAGATCCGGAATTCCGCAGATAAGCATGGCATAACGATCAGTATCTGCAACTGGGTCAAGCAGGAGTTGAGCAAAGGAGCTGAATGGGTCAGGAGTATAGATCATGACTCGGCAGCAAACGGCTACCGCTGCCTTGGATATCAGACCGCACTGTTTCCGGAAAAAAAAGGCACGCTCTGA
- a CDS encoding prohibitin family protein, with translation MMNSVIQPLREWLAKCNTFIKSFVRQNALPLISSVLLFILVILFFFDRTVISIQSGQRGVLWRWLGAGTVIDTVYPEGVHLILPFNKMFIYNIRKQQFSDAIDVLTVDGLTVRVKYTVRYYLEPATLPLLHQYVGPDFVNVAIRPDVRSVVRTLFGQYKPEEIYTSQKAIQLLFSEKSKVHLAARFVKIDDVPIESITLPASISKAIEEKMVQQQREGEYVYRLSIAQKEADRLQIESEGIRIYNETVNKSLTASVLKWEGIRATRELAKSSNAKVVVIGSGQSGLPIILGKD, from the coding sequence ATGATGAACTCTGTAATACAACCTCTCCGCGAATGGCTCGCCAAATGCAACACCTTCATTAAATCTTTCGTCCGCCAGAATGCACTTCCGCTGATTTCATCGGTTTTGCTCTTTATTCTTGTGATCCTCTTCTTTTTTGACCGTACGGTCATTTCAATACAGTCCGGCCAGAGGGGCGTTCTGTGGAGATGGCTCGGGGCAGGAACCGTTATTGATACCGTCTATCCTGAAGGGGTACATCTGATTCTGCCTTTTAACAAGATGTTTATCTACAATATCCGCAAGCAGCAGTTCAGTGATGCAATAGATGTTCTTACCGTTGACGGACTCACGGTGCGGGTCAAGTACACGGTGCGTTACTACCTGGAACCGGCAACACTTCCACTGCTCCATCAGTACGTTGGTCCTGACTTTGTCAACGTGGCAATTCGCCCCGATGTCCGTTCAGTTGTCCGCACCCTGTTCGGACAGTATAAACCCGAAGAGATCTACACATCCCAGAAGGCAATTCAGCTGCTCTTCAGCGAAAAATCCAAGGTCCACCTTGCTGCACGTTTTGTAAAGATTGACGATGTCCCCATTGAATCGATTACGCTTCCCGCAAGCATCTCCAAAGCAATTGAAGAGAAAATGGTTCAGCAGCAGCGCGAGGGTGAGTATGTCTACCGCCTCTCGATTGCCCAAAAAGAGGCTGATCGGTTACAGATTGAATCCGAAGGAATTCGAATCTATAACGAGACGGTAAACAAAAGTTTAACTGCTTCTGTGCTCAAATGGGAGGGCATTCGTGCCACACGCGAACTGGCAAAATCTTCGAATGCAAAGGTTGTCGTGATAGGTTCCGGCCAATCCGGCCTGCCGATTATTCTTGGCAAGGATTGA